The proteins below come from a single Saccharopolyspora sp. SCSIO 74807 genomic window:
- a CDS encoding MFS transporter, producing MSVEPRPPGQPPPENGRNVRRVLWASAVGTAIEWYDFYLYSTAAALVLGPLFFPSQSPAAETLAAFATYAAGFVARPLGGLIIGHFGDRLGRKAMLVTTLMTMGLATTAIGLLPTHDQIGIWAPVLLVALRVLQGIGIGGEWGGAILLAAENAPAHRRGWFTSWPQTGFPAGFLAGTLAFGAASWLPRDAFLTWGWRIPFLASLLLIAVGLVVRLGLTETPAFQQVKTTGNTASIPLLQAIRANPRVMLTGTVAALGHGIIVTIFTVYLLNSTTKTGVDDTTVLTGLMIAAALQCGTVPLAGYLSDRIGRRRVLITGYALAATAIFPGLFWLPTGNVIVTVGTYVLAMSLGHGAVYGTLAAFLAERFPAETRYSALSATYQLGSTISSFGPLAAAAMTTATGSPLPTLALFLTINAAAALAVLATPCHPTSPDRAPTTAPTTGHQ from the coding sequence GTGAGCGTCGAACCACGACCACCAGGCCAGCCACCACCGGAAAACGGCCGCAACGTCCGTCGCGTGCTGTGGGCCAGCGCCGTGGGCACGGCCATCGAATGGTACGACTTCTACCTCTACTCGACGGCCGCAGCACTCGTCCTCGGCCCACTGTTCTTCCCCAGCCAATCACCGGCCGCCGAGACTCTGGCGGCCTTCGCCACCTACGCGGCTGGATTCGTGGCGCGCCCGCTTGGCGGCTTGATCATCGGTCATTTCGGCGACCGCCTGGGCCGCAAGGCCATGCTCGTGACCACATTGATGACCATGGGCCTGGCCACCACCGCGATCGGCCTGTTGCCCACCCACGACCAGATCGGCATCTGGGCCCCTGTCCTGCTGGTCGCTCTCCGGGTGCTGCAAGGCATCGGAATCGGCGGTGAATGGGGCGGCGCGATCCTGCTCGCCGCCGAAAACGCACCTGCCCACCGCCGCGGCTGGTTCACGAGCTGGCCCCAAACCGGCTTCCCAGCAGGCTTCCTCGCCGGAACCCTTGCCTTCGGCGCTGCTTCCTGGCTGCCCCGGGATGCGTTCCTGACATGGGGCTGGCGCATTCCGTTCCTGGCCTCGCTCCTGTTGATCGCCGTCGGACTCGTCGTGCGCCTCGGTCTCACCGAAACACCGGCGTTCCAGCAGGTGAAGACGACCGGGAACACCGCCTCCATCCCACTCCTGCAGGCCATCCGCGCCAATCCACGCGTGATGCTCACCGGAACCGTCGCCGCGCTCGGACACGGCATCATCGTCACGATCTTCACGGTCTACTTGCTCAACAGCACCACCAAAACCGGTGTCGACGACACCACCGTCCTCACCGGGCTGATGATCGCCGCGGCACTGCAATGCGGCACCGTTCCCCTCGCCGGATACCTCTCCGACCGCATAGGGCGCCGACGCGTGCTCATCACCGGCTACGCACTGGCGGCCACCGCGATCTTCCCGGGCCTGTTCTGGCTACCCACCGGCAACGTGATTGTCACCGTGGGCACTTACGTGCTCGCGATGAGCCTCGGGCACGGCGCGGTCTACGGAACCCTCGCCGCGTTCCTCGCCGAGCGGTTCCCCGCGGAAACCCGCTACTCCGCCCTCTCCGCCACCTACCAGCTCGGCAGCACGATCTCCAGTTTCGGCCCGCTAGCCGCAGCGGCGATGACCACCGCAACCGGCAGCCCGCTGCCGACCCTCGCTCTGTTCCTCACGATCAACGCGGCAGCAGCCCTGGCAGTCCTGGCCACACCCTGCCACCCCACCTCTCCGGACCGAGCACCAACCACAGCGCCAACCACCGGGCACCAGTAG
- a CDS encoding HAD hydrolase-like protein, whose translation MTGISAGSGREAPVVLFDWNGTVVDDIERAALAAAAVLRSRRLPAPGVREFAARFTLPLEQLFRELGVNERQVASATNQWNEFMLASPAPLQHGAQGLLDFLVQQGNLVGVISAASTELVLSDLARLQLSERLELVCGGAGDKAIVLRQFTAHRRNRRVFYVGDTEHDVQAARRAGAIAVGFAGGYRPAPALARAGADHVIHGLAELIDVLTTSGEKTP comes from the coding sequence ATGACGGGGATTTCCGCTGGCAGCGGCCGTGAGGCGCCGGTCGTGTTGTTCGACTGGAACGGCACCGTGGTCGACGACATTGAGCGCGCCGCGCTCGCCGCGGCGGCGGTGCTGCGCAGCAGGCGGCTGCCGGCGCCAGGCGTGCGCGAGTTCGCGGCGCGGTTCACGTTGCCGTTGGAACAGCTGTTTCGCGAACTCGGCGTGAACGAGAGACAGGTCGCCTCGGCAACCAACCAGTGGAACGAGTTCATGCTCGCCTCACCGGCGCCACTGCAGCACGGGGCGCAAGGACTACTGGACTTCCTCGTGCAACAAGGCAACCTCGTCGGGGTCATCAGCGCGGCAAGCACCGAGCTCGTCCTGTCCGACCTGGCACGACTGCAGCTGTCCGAACGCCTCGAGCTCGTCTGCGGTGGTGCCGGCGATAAGGCGATCGTGCTCCGCCAATTCACCGCACACCGCCGAAACCGTCGCGTGTTCTACGTCGGCGACACCGAACACGACGTCCAGGCAGCGCGCCGCGCCGGTGCCATCGCAGTCGGCTTCGCGGGCGGCTATCGCCCCGCACCCGCTCTCGCCCGTGCCGGAGCCGATCACGTGATCCACGGACTTGCAGAGCTCATTGACGTTCTCACAACGAGTGGGGAGAAGACACCGTGA
- a CDS encoding PQQ-binding-like beta-propeller repeat protein codes for MNDEVNILYSGEARYVTSFHRAYGAGMQVSGFVLDASTEAGLADVVVTDGRQWARTDQNGHFTLPSSPARHVWVRVPRGWDTEQWWSTRAPELTFRLHREEQPSVPMRFAHLTDTHVSTVAGDPSDAVELAVRHGDGTDTAAALELALHRAADSGAGFAVITGDLTDHGTAAEFDHVRSAMARAPLPVYVLPGNHDHYGHRHEPRDTDSPLGGGFLGDATVERYEEKLGPRWWSRDIAGMHVIALDWFSAWCGIDDHLQREFLAADLARVEPNTPVLVLTHDQLPTSWLRHLHASAQHLRLIGVLSGHWHAPKAIVDQGCAHVSTGPAGFGGLDWSPPQLRLLDWDGTSLTPHTPTPVTTPGSAPVATPPARSLHHRLVVGTGQHLGRITCAKNRWIVPSYDDTTQRNCLSAIDVDGTLHWRHSLGTTPLTGITSNDDQIIAASVSGQLTCVSPDGSVLWTYQLGSHLHNRLHNAPITTDNGMVVTGNLADLAALSISTGQPLWHRDDLGPVDTLLTYGNGTATDDTVILPFGGPYRGMTSLEISTGTVRWADDDGTPLPLSDVVPVGADDALLVRSGPTIERFHLDTGQIRWRTPLQGRFSTAAPHHDGHTITLVSGDGIMHRLDIDTGTITTRTTIPARRPAHGPYRTTGIGAPTAPVHSARGLVIVLIDGSVWQLPEHGQPTMLTDLNRTVTTQPAALGDRLAILDTRGTVHIVCL; via the coding sequence GTGAACGACGAAGTAAATATTCTCTACAGCGGTGAAGCTCGCTATGTAACTTCTTTTCACCGTGCTTACGGTGCGGGCATGCAGGTCAGCGGATTCGTTCTCGACGCCTCAACGGAGGCCGGTCTTGCCGATGTCGTCGTCACAGACGGTCGCCAGTGGGCCAGAACAGACCAGAATGGACACTTCACTCTCCCCTCATCGCCCGCGCGACACGTCTGGGTGCGTGTGCCGCGCGGCTGGGACACCGAGCAATGGTGGAGCACTCGCGCCCCGGAGCTGACATTCCGGTTACACCGGGAAGAACAGCCGTCGGTGCCGATGCGCTTCGCGCACCTCACCGACACCCACGTCTCCACCGTGGCCGGGGATCCGTCCGACGCGGTCGAACTCGCGGTACGCCATGGCGACGGCACCGACACCGCCGCAGCTCTTGAACTCGCACTTCATCGAGCGGCAGACAGCGGCGCCGGCTTCGCCGTGATCACCGGAGATCTCACCGACCACGGGACCGCAGCCGAGTTCGACCACGTCCGCAGCGCCATGGCTCGCGCTCCCCTACCGGTCTATGTCCTTCCCGGCAACCACGACCACTACGGGCACCGGCACGAACCGCGCGACACCGATTCCCCGCTGGGCGGTGGGTTTCTGGGCGATGCCACGGTGGAGCGCTACGAAGAGAAGCTGGGACCGCGGTGGTGGTCGCGCGACATCGCCGGCATGCACGTGATCGCGCTGGACTGGTTCAGCGCCTGGTGCGGGATCGACGATCACCTCCAGCGGGAGTTCCTCGCCGCCGATCTCGCGCGCGTCGAACCCAACACTCCGGTACTGGTGCTCACACACGACCAACTGCCGACCTCGTGGCTGCGGCACCTGCACGCATCTGCCCAGCACCTGCGACTGATCGGCGTGCTGTCGGGCCACTGGCACGCCCCGAAAGCCATCGTCGACCAGGGGTGCGCACACGTCAGCACCGGACCCGCCGGCTTCGGCGGCCTGGACTGGTCACCTCCGCAGCTGCGCCTGCTCGACTGGGACGGCACCAGCCTGACCCCGCACACCCCCACACCCGTGACCACCCCGGGCTCGGCCCCTGTGGCGACACCACCGGCTCGCAGCCTGCATCACCGCCTGGTTGTGGGAACGGGGCAGCATCTCGGTCGCATCACCTGCGCCAAGAACCGCTGGATCGTGCCCAGCTATGACGACACCACACAGCGCAATTGCCTGTCCGCGATCGATGTCGACGGCACCCTGCACTGGCGCCACAGCCTCGGCACCACACCGCTGACCGGCATCACCAGCAACGACGACCAGATCATCGCGGCCAGCGTCTCCGGCCAGCTCACCTGCGTCTCCCCCGACGGTTCGGTGCTGTGGACCTACCAACTCGGCAGCCACCTCCACAACCGCCTGCACAACGCACCCATCACCACCGACAACGGCATGGTCGTGACCGGCAACCTGGCCGACCTGGCGGCCCTGTCCATCAGTACAGGCCAACCCCTCTGGCACCGCGACGACCTCGGGCCCGTGGACACGCTGCTGACCTACGGCAACGGAACCGCCACCGACGACACCGTCATCCTGCCCTTCGGCGGCCCGTACCGGGGCATGACCTCTCTTGAGATCTCCACCGGAACCGTGCGGTGGGCCGACGACGACGGCACACCTCTCCCGCTCAGCGACGTCGTACCGGTCGGCGCCGACGATGCCCTGCTCGTGCGCAGCGGGCCCACGATCGAGCGCTTCCACCTGGACACCGGCCAAATCCGCTGGCGCACGCCGTTGCAAGGCCGGTTCTCCACCGCCGCACCTCACCACGACGGGCACACCATCACCCTCGTCTCCGGCGACGGGATCATGCACCGGCTCGATATCGACACCGGAACTATCACCACTCGCACGACGATCCCGGCAAGGCGGCCGGCGCATGGCCCCTACCGCACCACTGGAATCGGCGCACCCACCGCACCGGTGCACAGCGCCCGAGGACTGGTCATCGTGCTCATCGACGGCTCGGTCTGGCAACTCCCAGAACACGGCCAGCCCACCATGCTCACTGATCTCAACCGCACGGTGACCACGCAGCCCGCCGCGCTCGGCGACCGACTCGCAATCCTCGACACCCGCGGCACCGTGCACATCGTGTGCCTGTGA